AAAATCATTCACTTTTCTATAGGAACCTGCAGAGCAACCTCATCTAAATCTCTCCAGAATTCTTTTTTCTCCTCCGTATCACACCCTACCTGAGGAGCATAAGCACTGATGCCATTCATCACCACCCCATCAATCTCTAACTTTACACAGATCACTCTGTCACTTTCTCTCTTTACCTCCACTACACTCTTACAAAGCTCCTCTTTAGGAATTACCCCTACTCCATTTCTCTTCCCGTCGACACCATGATAGAAGAGTTTGAAGCCACCACCAATGCTCCTGGCCTTGCTGCCCTTCCACCTGGTCTCCTGTACACACAGTATGTCTAACTTCCTCCTCTCCATCGCATCAACTAGCTCTCTCCCTTTACCGGTCATAGAGCCCACATTCAACATACCAAGTTTACCTCAACCTTCCTGCTCATCCTCCTCTCTTTCAGCTTCAGAGCTCACTTCCCCCCTTTCCTCCTCCTCCTTGTCCCAACAGTAGCCCAATTTCCACTAATGCCCTGTTAGGCAACAGCACCAGAGGCGGTCGTTATTAAGCCGGGCCCCGACCGATCCGGTATGAAATTCCTATTGTTGATCCGCATCATTTGATTCGGCGCAGTTTTTACACCGAATGCCCTTCCTGACGCAACCCTCCCTATTTATACGGGCTTGGGACCGGCACTTAAACACACTGGTGTGTGCATCCTATGGGCTAGGTTCAAAACGACATTAAACGTTAAATGTTaactttaacaattatattaagatataaaGTGCTGGTCAAAATTATagcacaaatttaaaataaaaattgaatgatAGAAATTTATCTGAAGaataacattttactttttacaaaaattgaaaataaatttaaagttaacatgttttaaagtttacttaGTAATAATACAGAAAAATAAGCTGGTCAAAATTATAGCACATGGTAcgaattttagattaaaaaaaacattagtattTGTTGTAATATGAAGAATTGTTGGATCTTTTAGTTCtaaaaatttgagaaatacAATCTGGAAcagaatttattaatttaatgcaAAGATCAATTGAATCTTGTCCCAAATGTCTTGAATTGCATCCTTTAGGTCATTTGTGTTGCTTATGTtgtaatttttgagtttttggtCAATAATTGACGATAGATTTTCAATCAAATTTGCATCTAGTGAAGTGGGTGGCTATTCTAGGAGCCTTCTTCTAGGATATTCTTTGTTGTAAATCATTccagagtttttttttgcattatgaCAAGGTGTGTtgtcttttataatataataatcttcaGCTTCAGAATCAAAAAGAGTGTTCATATAGTCAGGAAATTCAGCAATAAATTCTTAATAACAAGAAGGATTTAAACGACCTTTGTAAAACTTCAATAAACCTATTCCATTTGCAGAAAAGCATCCCCATACAGAAATAGTTCCGCCACCACCTAGTGCTCTTGTTGCAAAGTTAAAGAGTAAATCTTTTTCATTAGGAGACGACATACAAACTTACGATTCTTTCTATTTATGACATCAAAATGTGATTCTTCACTAAATACCACATGATACCAATGATTTCAAGTCCGATCAACATAGTTTTTACACTATGTGTGTCTCTTCTTTTTCTTAGCCTTATGTCGATAACAACGTCGTTTCTTTGTGTAACTTATCAATCCTTTTTCTAACAAACGACAGCGAACTGTTTTTTGCAATAATGGTTTTTTCTTTTGCAGCATTCAACTTCATAGCAATTTTTCTACTTGAatcagtataattttttttagcaagtatCACTGTATAGCGGTCTTCTGTAGAGTTAGTGCACCTACGACATTCTTGATCTGGTCCATTTTTCATTGGTGaactcaatttaattttatcagcAGTATTGTAGacaaattttcttgttttaacaCGTTTAGCAATATCAGCAATACTAAATTGCTgttgaattaagttttttacaagtTGTTGCCGCACAAAGCTCACTGCTTTGCAACCCATTgcataaatttagttttaattttaaaattacccaaaaaactttgaaaaatcattagacttgctattttaaataattaactatgATGCTAGTAGATAAGTAAAATATCATACACAACAATCCATCAATGCATTTAATAATTCACACTGTCAAAATTGCGTATGATAATGAGTGTGCTATaaatttgaataacattttttgtatatgcTTGTAAAAATGTTCATTTCTAAGATGaataatgaacaaattttttaattttatgtgcaCATTTTAAATGACTAGTGTAAACACATTTCAAAAATACAGTACCTCTCAACAATGTGATaatacatacaaaaatttaaaatgacaatCTTTACTTAGTAGGTTGTGCTATAATTTTGACCagtactttatatttttatgctgGCATTTGCTTCAAGACAAGTTTTATCAACGTACGAGTTTTCGTTTGCTCTGTTCTCAACAAATTTCTCAGCCGAT
This genomic interval from Hydra vulgaris chromosome 01, alternate assembly HydraT2T_AEP contains the following:
- the LOC136074421 gene encoding uncharacterized protein LOC136074421; its protein translation is MTGKGRELVDAMERRKLDILCVQETRWKGSKARSIGGGFKLFYHGVDGKRNGVGVIPKEELCKSVVEVKRESDRVICVKLEIDGVVMNGISAYAPQVGCDTEEKKEFWRDLDEVALQVPIEK